GGGCCAGCAGCGTCAGCGTCTCCACGTCGCGGCCATCCGCCTTGAAGCACACCTGGAGCTTGGCGAGCGCGCGCTTCTGGTCGCCGCGCTGCAGGTACGACGCGGCCAGCTCCTTCGCGAGCGGGAGGTTGTCCGGCTCCAGCGCGGAGAGGCGCTCCGCGACGCGCAGCCAGTCATCCGCCCGGGCGTTGCGCTTGAGGTACTCCGCGGCGCGCTTGAACTCCTGCGCCGCTTCCTTCGCCATGTTCTCGCGCGCGTACAGCTCCGCGAGCTTGATCTTCGACGCCACGTTCTCGGGGTCGAGATCCACCATCTTCTTCAGCGTGTCGAGGCTCGACTTGGTATCGCCCGCCTTGTCGTAGTGGTTGGCGACGATCTGGAAGTACGCCATCGCCTCCGACATCAAGCCCAGCTGCTGGTGCAGCTCCGCCAGCTTGAGGTTCACCTCCAGCAGGTTCGGGTTGAGCTTGAGGACCTGCTTGTAGAGGGCGACGGCCTTGAGGAAGAAGCCGTCCGAGGAGTAGCTCTCCGCGACCTTGGTGAAGAAGTGCGCCGCCTGCGCGTTGTCATTCTTCTTCTGGTACAGCTCCCCCATCTTCTGGAGGACCCGGATGTCCTTCGGGTCGACCTCCAGGACCTTCTGGTACTCCTTGATGGCTTTGTCGTACGCGCCCTTCGCGACCAGCTTCGCGGCGGCTTCGATGATCTTGTTCTTGTCCATCGAGCGTGCGCTTCCGGCAGGCAGAAACCCCGAGGAACTTCGCGGGTTTCAGTCCTTCTCTGGGGGGGAGCTTCGGAGGCTAACGGAATCCTCCGATGCGGGTCAAGAAACAGCCTGCCCTCCCCCAGGGCTGGATCACCCGCCTGGACGCTCGCACGCCCGGCGGGTTTTCCATGCCTTCACGGCAAAGCGCTACGGCGTCTCTTCCACGGCCTTCTTGAGCCGGCGCGAACCCGTCTCGCTCGCCAGCAGGCGCTCCACGAACCGGGTGTCGTAGTTGCCCTCCTGGAAGGACTCCTCCGCCAGTGCGGCCCGGTGAAACGGGATGTTGGTGCGGATGCCCTCCACGACGTACTCGGAGAGCGCGCGCTGCATGCGGCGGATGGCCGTCTCGCGGTCCTCCGCGTGCACGATGAGCTTGGACAGCAGGCTGTCGTAGTGCGGCAGCACCGTGTAGTTCTCGTAGGCGGCGGAGTCCACGCGCACGCCGTAGCCGCCCGGCACGCTGTAGCCGGTGATCTTCCCCGGCCACGGCGCGAAGGTGACGGGGTCCTCCGCGTTCACGCGGCACTCGATGGCGTGCCCGCGGATCCGCACGTCCTCCTGCTTGAAGCGCAGGGGGTGCCCGTAGGCCATGCGGATCTGCTCACGGACCAGGTCCACGCCCATGACCAGCTCCGTCACGGGGTGCTCCACCTGGATGCGCGTGTTCATCTCCATGAAGTAGAACTCGCCGCGCTCGTCGAGCAGGTACTCGATGGTGCCCACGTTGTTGTAGCGGATCTTGCGCATCGCGGCGACGGACACCTCGCCCATGCGCTTGCGCAATTCCGGCGTGAGCGCGGGCGACGGGGCCTCCTCGATGAGCTTCTGGTGCCGCCGCTGCACGGAGCACTCACGCTCGTTGAGGTGGATGACGTTCCCGTGCTCGTCCGCGACGATCTGGATCTCGATGTGGCGCGGCTTCTCCACGTACCGCTCGATGTAGAGGTCGCCGTTGTTGAAGCTGGCCAGGGCCTCCGCCTGCGCGGTGGAGAACGCCTGCGCGAGCACTCCCGGCTCGCGGACGATCT
The sequence above is drawn from the Corallococcus sp. NCRR genome and encodes:
- the accC gene encoding acetyl-CoA carboxylase biotin carboxylase subunit, whose protein sequence is MFKKVLVANRGEIALRVIRACRELGIATVAVHSTADANALHVRFADEAVCIGPPPSKESYLNVPQLLSAAEITRADAIHPGYGFLSENAEFAEVCENCKIRFIGPRPEMLRLMGNKVRARAAAREAGLPLLPGSPGVVKDPREAEAFAKEIGFPVILKAAAGGGGKGMKIVREPGVLAQAFSTAQAEALASFNNGDLYIERYVEKPRHIEIQIVADEHGNVIHLNERECSVQRRHQKLIEEAPSPALTPELRKRMGEVSVAAMRKIRYNNVGTIEYLLDERGEFYFMEMNTRIQVEHPVTELVMGVDLVREQIRMAYGHPLRFKQEDVRIRGHAIECRVNAEDPVTFAPWPGKITGYSVPGGYGVRVDSAAYENYTVLPHYDSLLSKLIVHAEDRETAIRRMQRALSEYVVEGIRTNIPFHRAALAEESFQEGNYDTRFVERLLASETGSRRLKKAVEETP